Within the Hylaeus volcanicus isolate JK05 unplaced genomic scaffold, UHH_iyHylVolc1.0_haploid 11687, whole genome shotgun sequence genome, the region ACAACTTTATTCCGTTTCAGAAGTTTAGGGACGGTCTCTCATTTCTGGCTGACAACgttagaaccttttttaagGACTCGATGTACAGTCTATCGTGaaacattcaaattatattctcTTGTTTCTGGATTGCACGATTTCATCAAAATGTTAGCAACTTTTATAGTTGTTCGTTTAGTATTGAAACATGCgccttttttatattacattctgGTGGTATGCAGGGGTCTGCTAGGCTGTCACCTGTAATTCACCAGCTAAAATTGTTGTAGTTGTTCGTTAggtgtttattaaaaaattaaacagataCGGACTTCAAACTTGTGTAGGTCTATTAGTCctcaatataaaaaatacaaaaatagaaatatttacattgctACATATAATACTTAATAGTAGAAGTCATCTTGGCTTAAGtgtatttgtttatacatatatactagATATGATTTTATTCTATGTGTAgtatttctgtatatatttctgtagTTATTGTATTGTTGGTGTCCTTCTGTGATTCAGAGTGTTGTGtgtattgttattttgtttcctgTTAAATCTGtaagttattttcttttaggaACTCTGTGATTATCCGGATTGCTGCTAGGTTAGGTTCCTGCAAAAATTCTTCTGCCTTGAAGGGAGGTGTCCATCCACGCCTGTGCAGTTTTTCTGTCATAATCTTCCTTTTTTGTgcgtatataaaattgttgtatgtttttttctttcacgagTGGGTGCCCGcatgaaaatgattaaaaatataattcataatagctcttatgttttctttcaaaattatgtactaattaatttatgaagcattgtaatttctttttcatcgataCATACATGTTTAAAGTAAAGGGTGGGAGTGATATGGGAATTTATTGATGCCAGAACCATGCAGGATTTCCTAAcctcaaaatgaaattaactttaaaattcGGACGAGGACTCAGTTTTTTCTTTGAACCACTACATTTGCCATAGTTGGCTGGGTCACTTAAGAAGTTTGTCACAACACTGTGAGACTTTCCTAGTCTACTGGGAATTCCTCAAATGTTAACACTTACCACTTGATATgctaaaattgcaattttcccTGCAGCATTAAAAGAAATGCAACACAtgccattttttaatgtataatataatgtttaattttatgaaaaaaaggaatcaCTGTTCACCCACACCTATCGCAACTCCAAAGCTAACGAAACTTGCTTATTTATAttggtgctatagttatgcaGCAATCGAAAATCAgtattttgattatttcatGTTGGATATAAGAGCAATTTCCAGAAAGATTAATGTAAAActcattatttatcatatcCTTTCAGCTCGTACAATTGATGTTTCTTTATTCCCATGCAAAAGTTTGAAACGTCTAAGAATGTAGGTGGTGCTATAGTTAGTGGAGTAGCATAATGAATGGACTTCTATTCTCatatacaattacatttatattggTGCGTGCAAATAATTCCACAAAGTTTTCAAAGGAACAAGTTAGAGCttaacactaaatctaccATCTAAATCTTCATTTGTaagttgtaattatttctaatgtGATGGGACAAATGACTAAAAGCactcttttcaattaaatgcaagaatattttatgtggaactaaattgaataatgcatgaaacaattgtatataattcatgtaTTGCATAGAAGAACTGTATGCTGaagttttcctttcttttctagAGAAGTAAATAAACACTGAGAGCAACAGTGGAATGAACAGaattccaaattaaaattactaatgGACTCTTCTTTATCTCAAGCATCACATTCCAACCACCTCAATCGTAAGGAATAATCAGTATTATCGCGATTAAGAATGGGACAAAGAAGTGTTACGCACCAACACCTGTTAAATAGGGAACTACATCATCTGTGTGGATCATGCGAAGTCCCAAATTCTGTTTGTCATATTCTAATGCATTGTAACATATTTCAAAAcgaaaagaacaaattaaatttcagtgATAATTTTAAGACTAATCTGAACAAAATAGCAGACTGCAAAAAAGTTATCCAGTTTCTTAAAAAGATCAACTTACTTGACCAAATTTAACACACTCAACAATGTACACTATAATAATTGAACCAAAgtttgtaatatgtaatttataattgattgCACTCGCTAATAATCTTGGTTGTAGAAgcgattttaaataaatgtatatgtcGCAGGGAGATGATAATAAcggagatttgatcaaatccctaagaTAGATGATCAATCTACggaagatgttaaaataactcTGTGAGGTGATTTCCCTcaagaaagtaagtgatttcatcaaatcccttaactggtttaatgaaaagatgaaataatattgtttagatactgaaagtatttatttagtaaatcatgcattattaaatgtagataggtaatacaacaatataaACACAAATTAGTTATTCAAAactaattagcaaaagaaatagagTCCATTCATGTgacatttgtaaaaatccaGTGCACGCAATATGTGGGAATACAGTAGGTGAAGAAGGATATGGATCGAAAATTCTGTGCTATTTATGGTAAAAAGAAGAGAGCATTAAAGATCAAAGAGAAAATGCTGTAAAGCACCTAAAAAGATTAgctgaaaaaatgaaagaagtttctttGGAGAAATTTAAAGACGTGTTAGTGAATTCCACAGTTTTGGTGCATGTACCTAAGATAGATAGAGGTCCCTTAGATGGAAATAACATTGTGGGGATCgtattagatataaaaaataatttataccaAATTGGTACCTCAATTAGAATTGTAAAGGTTGCCTACCTATAAACGCTCTTCAAATAGCTACTACAACATTTACTGAAACAGTTCCACGGACTAACCTAAGCCTGCGTGAGATTGCAGGAAAATTATCCTTATTTGGGGGTCAAGGATTTAAGAAGTGGTCTTGTGACTAATCcaaaatacaatgtaaaacAAGAAGATGTGTCTGTAAAAAAAGTAACGTactttctaactcgagatccCACAAATCAACAACGTggtttaagaaaaatgaatgaacattattatttattaattatattcactAAAAGTGTTCactaaaaatatcttttttgtttttaaaaatatcagcttaagtacctatttttttttgctaattagtttccaataaataatttttgtttctatgactattgttgtattacctactctacatttaataatgcatgatttactaaataaatacttttaatatctaaacaatattatttcatcttttcgctAAAAtagttaagggatttgatcaaatctccatttttatcatctccctgcgacatatacaaaaaaaagctGGAATTGACGAATTTCTATAAGCGATACGTTGCGTGAATCGAGTTCGGATAATAAGGGCTCACCAAACCAAGTACTTATCGCGGCGTCGTCAATTCCGGTAAATGGAgttctgatatttttattcgctgaACACGATTTTTTCTAATGTCGTTTCATAACGTTTTAATCGGTTGAACATCATCGCGAAGTCCTCGAGCTCCAGATAAAATAAGCACGGAAATTGAACCGCATTTGAGACGAGATATTATGACGGTGATCTAAATATACACGGAACCGGtcttttgatttttgtttgcatCACGTTCGTACCTTAGTAAGACGACgtattttctatttgcatGCGTTACGAGAACACTGTAATCAAATGGACCAATCTTCTCTGTGTTGCAGGTGATAGCAAAGATGCGACACGCGAAAAGGCCCAGATGGTTCTTCTAAAAATCATGGAGAAAGGATGTATGACACCTCAACAGCTCCTCGACAGACTTCGGCCAGCTTTCAGTCACAAAAACAGCAAACTACGAGAGGAAGCCCTAATACTCTTAACCACCACGCTGAACGAGTAAGGAACTCCCGTTGATTGTTTCGTAGGGTCGGGATGACCCTATTAATcgtattaattgttaattaacaaATCCTTTTTTAGGCACGGCGCAGACGAGATGATGCTGTCGGGGATCATTCCAAATATCGTTAAACTGTTGTCGGATCCATCCGAAAAAGTACGAGAAACAGCTTTGAATACGCTAGCCGACATTTACAGACACGTCGGCGAAAGATTGCGTGTCGATTTGCAGAGGAAACACAATGTACCGCAGGCTAAGtaagtgaaaataaacaatcgaAATCAATCACGTACCTGTTAGAGAAccagttgtttttttttgcagaCAAAGTACTGGATACAAAGTattgaaatttggtacgtttatttatgAGTGCAAGAGTTTTGCGAGCATTCATTTTCCCAAGAGACTTTCTTtgagtaattttcaattaaaatcaatttcaatcaGAACTTTGTTTCAAcctcttaacacgttgattgccgCGTCaaccatatatgggtgacagagcTTTTTACTGAacaactaaacaaattaattctgaatgttaAGAGAGTATTCTAGTTCagaaggatttttttttaatctataagaaatttttataaagggttttgcaattttttgcaGGTAAagataatcaaaattaaacgtagtACAAATGATCTTGTGCAGCCTCTTCTGAAGGGTGTGTGTTCGTGGTTGCCTAAATTCCAAGCATTCAACATCTTCATTAATACTAACGTCGCTATGGTCCGAAacagaataattatgaaagactgaaaatttaaataatgacaacactttaaagtttaaatatcgattttttgtccttagtatattaaacaaacatatttacataatacatCAGATATAATCAGGTTGTGAATGTGTTGAAGAGTCACTTCAAATTTGAAGTAATTTGGTCAACTAGAACTCGAGATATCATGGCAaccatttctaaaaaaatatggttTCGAGGAaatcgcgtttaaagtttttcataccgaatacgattaaaaatcaatCCTCGCTTACTTgcttgttaaaaaagaatgtcACGTTTgcacattttaaatattaccaaCGAAGAAATTGTGCAACCTgcaaaaaacaaagaaatttaaaatacaatatccAAATGAAGTGGAGATGATAACGTTGCGGACGCCATCATTTTAGACGTCCCcatctttgttaattttccgaattcaataaaattcttcgacagaaatatttttaaagatctaCACTTAGAGaaaatgcaacaaaaaattgatattttgagagttctagactagaatacccccttaagtatcaaagaaaatacattttaatgaaatacttgaatctcgattaaattacaaaagtaaatactacaataaatgtttgattatataattttcaatcatttgtaaacaatatttaccacAGTAGACATTTTTAGCAGTATTAGTCTGACAGTTAATGTGTTATGCATGTGTATGCAACGTTCTGTTAAAACTATAACTGTTCTGCgcaatttgtttcgaaattaCGTACAATATTCCAAGTAAAGTTTAGCGAAACGGACCCTGAATTTTGACGCGATTACGGCCGCCTTGGTTCGAaccaatgaaaattgaatttgttttattcattattagactgcggatttttatgcatttatagtttttttgaATCTACAAGACACCACAAAATGTACActgtatgcaataatataaaaaaatattcactgtaaagttcatattataatatttatagagtacaataaattcttattttggtTCAATTTGTGTAAGCACGTCTGCTAAGACTTTATTTTGCATGAAGATTCACAGTCTAGTCATGTGGAATCATTAAATATTGCAGTAcaattcatattatattatttgcagagtaaaatgaaGTTCTATttaagtacaatttttgtaggtaggtttacaaaattttattttgcataaagatccgaaGCCTACTCATTATGAATGTGATTATAGCGTGATTATAgcgattaaaacaaaattgacaaGATATAGTGCCGGACAAAATGATAGGAcgttttatgcatttgtatatttcatataacatAATAAGATATATGGACATATTACTCACCCTATATATTAGATATGTCTTTCAAAGTATCCACATAGAATTGCAAGTTTGTTTCTTGTATaggaaagaaaatagagaaaataatatagacATGTATTGATTTGAATCGGACAAAATGATAagactttattaaaaaatataattgtttgaaCAGAAATATTGTGTtgaattctaaattaatacttaGTAATACCATCCTTTCGCTGTACAACATCTACTAAGCCATTAGGAATTGATTTaaaccattttttaatatgtttttgtCTTAAAAGACTCCAATTTGTAACaatactttgttttaattctattaCATCTTTGTATTGTCTTCcattctcataaatatttcttgaaagtTCTGCCCATATAtgttcaataatattaaagtcaGTTGATGGgttttttaaaactaaaataagtTTTAACACAACTTGCGGTAGTATTGCGGTGTTATCCTGTTGAAAAACAAACGTACTACCTGTAATATTAGTCGCGTGCTTATTTAAATGACCGTCTATTAATTCAGTATATTTTTTGCTGTTTACACGTcctgataaaaaatttatgtcaGTTTTTTCCCGATATCCAATACTGGTCCACACCATGACACTTCCGCCATCCATTGGTAGACGGCTTAAATACTgttcttctttctttaacACGTGGAAATAGCAATTTCAGCCATCAGGGCATGAACATAACGTAAACTCCcatattcttgaaattaagaaaaaatacaatatatttgttCAGACGAACTGGaacaatacaattaaatttgtttggattCCATCGCATGTTGGCATTGAAGGTAATGAGAaggtcgatttttttttatggtcgATTTATATCTTGAAGTGTAAATGGGCAGAactttcaagaaatatttatgagaatgGAAGACAATACAAAGATGtaatagaattaaaacaaagtattGTTACAAATTGGAGTCTTTTAAGacaaaaacatattaaaaaatggtttAAATCAATTCCTAATGGCTTAGTAGATGTTGTACAGCGAAAAGATGGTATTACtaagtattaatttagaattcaacataatatttctgtacaaacaattatattttttaataaagtcctatcattttgtcctattattttctctaatttcttTCCTATACCAGAGACAAACTTGTAATTCTATGTGGATACTTTGAAAGACATATCTAATATATAGGGTGAGTAATATGtccatatattttattatattatatgaaatatacaaatgtatcaaatgtgctatcattttgtccgacattgtataaaaaaagaatgtttaaatattagaaatattctaATTCATGCTGTGGATTGAAGTGTATTTTATGTGTGTACACAATTTTAACCTGATCAACGAAAATCACATTTAAAGTTTCTTGCTCAATTAGCTTAAAAATCGTT harbors:
- the LOC128882423 gene encoding CLIP-associating protein-like, with translation MGHDFKHYISTIIQPTIDRLGDSKDATREKAQMVLLKIMEKGCMTPQQLLDRLRPAFSHKNSKLREEALILLTTTLNEHGADEMMLSGIIPNIVKLLSDPSEKVRETALNTLADIYRHVGERLRVDLQRKHNVPQAKLIMLIEKFDQLKAAGDLLPLAMSSDGILIERQITMND